One Mixta gaviniae genomic window carries:
- the nudB gene encoding dihydroneopterin triphosphate diphosphatase produces the protein MSFKHPVSVLVVIYAQDTGRVLMLQRRDDPDFWQSVTGSLEQGETPTDAARREVGEELAIDVAAEALTLEDCRRQIEFEIFPHFRHRYAPDVTHNTEHWFRLALPHERSMVLSEHLAWQWLAVPEAARLTKSWSNRQAIEEFVG, from the coding sequence ATGAGCTTTAAGCATCCCGTTTCGGTACTGGTAGTGATTTACGCGCAGGATACCGGGCGGGTGCTGATGCTGCAGCGGCGCGACGATCCCGATTTCTGGCAGTCGGTCACCGGCAGCCTGGAGCAGGGCGAAACGCCCACTGACGCCGCGCGGCGCGAAGTGGGGGAGGAGCTGGCCATCGATGTGGCGGCGGAAGCGCTGACGCTGGAGGATTGCCGGCGTCAGATTGAGTTTGAAATCTTTCCGCACTTTCGCCACCGCTACGCGCCTGACGTCACGCATAATACCGAACACTGGTTTCGCCTGGCGCTGCCGCACGAGCGCAGCATGGTTCTCAGCGAGCATCTGGCCTGGCAATGGCTGGCGGTTCCTGAGGCGGCCCGCCTTACCAAGTCCTGGAGCAATCGCCAGGCGATTGAAGAATTCGTCGGCTAA